The Nocardia arthritidis genome has a window encoding:
- a CDS encoding TetR/AcrR family transcriptional regulator: MVTSAEQGRETRDRLMDAAVELIAERGWGAVTTRMLAERAGLRPGLVHYHFNSVNDLLIDAALRMARQLGAGVLDGALTRSGAAGVRYLLDAVELYTAADVDTRVFSEMLLAATRYERLQQGLGEVLREFRAAVATWLDGSVPDPAATAVVLTAVLDGLILHRLIDPRLGESGVDGPLRRLTGQMGAVGEAVRRPRMAGANAEERLSDYGGTGGVEQ; the protein is encoded by the coding sequence ATGGTGACATCCGCCGAACAGGGCCGGGAAACCCGCGACCGGCTGATGGATGCGGCGGTCGAATTGATCGCCGAACGCGGGTGGGGTGCGGTGACCACCCGGATGCTCGCCGAGCGCGCCGGGCTGCGGCCCGGACTGGTGCACTACCACTTCAACTCGGTGAACGACCTGCTGATCGATGCGGCACTGCGGATGGCTCGGCAGCTGGGCGCGGGCGTGCTCGACGGTGCGCTCACCCGGTCCGGTGCGGCCGGGGTGCGCTACCTGCTCGACGCCGTCGAGTTGTACACCGCCGCCGATGTGGACACTCGTGTATTCAGCGAAATGCTTTTGGCGGCAACGCGATACGAGCGCCTGCAACAGGGGCTCGGCGAGGTGCTCCGCGAATTCCGCGCCGCGGTCGCGACCTGGCTCGACGGCTCGGTGCCGGATCCGGCGGCGACCGCGGTGGTGCTCACCGCGGTGCTCGACGGGCTGATCCTGCATCGCCTGATCGATCCGCGACTGGGCGAATCCGGTGTCGACGGCCCGCTGCGCCGATTGACCGGCCAAATGGGTGCTGTCGGCGAAGCCGTCCGCAGACCGCGCATGGCCGGAGCGAATGCGGAGGAACGCTTGTCCGACTACGGCGGGACCGGAGGGGTAGAACAATGA
- a CDS encoding ABC transporter ATP-binding protein: MAAGPRGGIRLHAVDKTYGSGDIAVHALRDIDIDVAPGELVAVLGPSGSGKTTMLNVVGGIEPVDHGSVTVAGQDISGLHPRDLGEFRRRHIGFVFQFFNLIPSLTARENVEVIIELTGRGDRRAVRELLDAVGLAERADHFPAQLSGGQQQRVSIARALATDPDLLLADEPTGALDVATGRGVLELLQRTARDGRGVVMVTHNEAVAEIADRVIRMRDGRVVADDRNAVPADAASVRW; this comes from the coding sequence ATGGCAGCAGGCCCGCGCGGCGGGATCCGGCTGCACGCGGTGGACAAGACCTACGGCAGTGGCGATATCGCGGTGCACGCGCTCCGTGATATCGATATCGACGTCGCACCAGGGGAATTGGTGGCGGTACTCGGCCCGAGCGGATCGGGCAAGACCACCATGCTCAATGTCGTCGGCGGGATCGAACCGGTCGATCACGGCTCGGTTACTGTTGCCGGACAGGATATTTCGGGCCTGCACCCGCGTGATCTCGGTGAGTTCCGGCGTAGACACATCGGTTTCGTATTCCAGTTCTTCAACCTGATACCGAGCCTGACCGCACGGGAGAACGTCGAGGTGATCATCGAACTCACCGGTCGCGGCGACCGCCGCGCCGTGCGGGAGTTGCTCGACGCGGTCGGGCTGGCCGAGCGGGCCGACCACTTTCCCGCGCAACTGTCGGGCGGTCAGCAGCAGCGCGTTTCGATCGCGCGCGCCCTGGCCACCGACCCGGACCTGCTGCTCGCCGACGAGCCGACCGGCGCGCTCGACGTCGCGACCGGCCGTGGGGTGCTCGAATTGCTCCAGCGCACCGCACGCGACGGGCGCGGGGTGGTGATGGTGACGCACAACGAGGCCGTCGCCGAGATCGCCGATCGGGTCATCCGGATGCGGGACGGGCGGGTGGTCGCCGACGACCGCAACGCCGTCCCGGCCGATGCGGCATCGGTGCGGTGGTGA
- a CDS encoding YfhO family protein, translated as MGVRAVPRPRKDVYGWGLVTVFGVVAGYAAVLLANPRHFYTDDTESQYGPMWVMLGRHLREARFPGLVPWEWMSGNYSMEEAGLYNPPQMLVDLIAPSVDNLAAYVTVVKLIFSIIAALGVFRICLAYGARAAWAAVAAVAFPLSGWFLFFDEASWATSLTGTAWMLHAWASAVRYTRGRGGPIPVFVYLYLAISVQYVFPAVESALMIAAVAAGELVYQRTWRPSARLLMVAACAGLAGLETYLPGILSSAVTWRGNERVINDQFLTVPWSESLNASLPSTVPAFTGWWGYVQPMPMVYIAWFLIPMLAFLDWREIRRVAREFTGPILFAVIFLMWTAGPGRIGPLRWPARVLPMLAVALLVLVCVFLSRYGRFADWRRRGIAAAVLLGLLFIRTYCAAPHLIIRHLIAVCVVGALTAALVWLAHTRGGAVASVLAILAMFPIAYDQVRAQSPTPMSYHFPERRSEIAATFPHFDGVTLQLADRGLVGPKDQSLAGAWGSLAFGNYAKNIPLNYVNAYTPIGYSAFSAILCMGWDGSTCPDAFRRAFATEPATGRTIVDLMKVDRVVLQRVQYPDARNHPAPPGWKWVDYPGHDRYIWVLERANGPVSTRNGFIADTRDATAAPISKDGMTSRIRVSSRTGGSVVFARLAWPGYRATLNGHDIGFRTIARTFIAVDIPPGTDDAELVLAWWPPGWKIGIATAIAGLVGLGLLQWRYRRTRRGEPGTPPADRPEDRSPAEPDALVHALV; from the coding sequence GTGGGTGTTCGTGCAGTTCCCCGGCCGCGCAAGGACGTATACGGATGGGGGTTGGTCACCGTATTCGGCGTGGTCGCGGGCTACGCCGCGGTGCTGCTCGCCAACCCGCGCCACTTCTACACCGACGACACCGAATCCCAGTACGGTCCGATGTGGGTCATGCTCGGGCGGCACCTGCGCGAGGCGCGTTTCCCCGGCCTGGTGCCGTGGGAGTGGATGTCGGGCAACTATTCGATGGAAGAGGCGGGGCTGTACAACCCGCCGCAGATGCTCGTCGATCTGATCGCGCCGTCGGTGGACAACCTCGCGGCCTACGTCACCGTCGTCAAGCTGATCTTCTCGATCATCGCCGCGCTCGGCGTATTCCGGATCTGCCTGGCCTACGGCGCCCGAGCCGCGTGGGCGGCCGTCGCGGCCGTCGCCTTCCCGCTCTCGGGCTGGTTCCTCTTCTTCGACGAGGCCAGCTGGGCCACCTCGCTCACCGGCACCGCCTGGATGCTGCACGCCTGGGCCTCGGCCGTGCGCTACACGCGCGGGCGCGGCGGGCCGATACCGGTATTCGTCTACCTCTATCTGGCCATCTCGGTCCAATACGTCTTTCCCGCAGTCGAATCCGCGCTCATGATCGCCGCCGTCGCGGCGGGCGAACTGGTGTACCAGCGGACCTGGCGGCCATCGGCCCGATTGCTGATGGTCGCCGCCTGTGCCGGGCTCGCGGGATTGGAAACCTATCTGCCGGGCATACTCTCCTCCGCGGTGACCTGGCGCGGCAACGAGCGGGTCATCAACGACCAATTCCTCACCGTGCCATGGTCGGAATCGCTGAACGCCAGCCTGCCGAGCACCGTACCCGCGTTCACCGGATGGTGGGGCTACGTACAACCGATGCCGATGGTGTACATCGCGTGGTTCCTGATCCCGATGCTGGCGTTCCTGGACTGGCGTGAGATCCGGCGCGTGGCACGGGAATTCACCGGGCCGATCCTGTTCGCCGTCATCTTCCTGATGTGGACCGCCGGGCCGGGCCGGATCGGTCCGCTGCGCTGGCCGGCCAGGGTGCTGCCGATGCTCGCGGTGGCGCTGCTGGTACTGGTGTGCGTATTCCTCAGTCGCTACGGGCGTTTCGCGGACTGGCGGCGGCGCGGTATCGCGGCCGCGGTGTTACTCGGCCTGCTGTTCATTCGAACATATTGCGCGGCACCGCATTTGATCATCCGGCATCTGATCGCCGTATGCGTCGTCGGCGCGCTCACCGCCGCGCTGGTATGGCTGGCGCACACCCGGGGCGGGGCCGTCGCGAGCGTGCTCGCCATCCTGGCCATGTTCCCGATCGCGTACGACCAGGTGCGGGCCCAGTCGCCGACCCCGATGTCGTACCACTTCCCGGAGCGTCGCTCCGAAATCGCCGCGACCTTTCCGCATTTCGATGGCGTGACACTGCAACTCGCCGACCGGGGCCTGGTCGGGCCGAAGGATCAGAGCCTGGCCGGCGCCTGGGGTTCGCTGGCATTCGGCAACTACGCCAAGAACATTCCACTGAACTACGTCAACGCCTACACCCCCATCGGCTACTCGGCGTTCAGCGCGATCCTCTGCATGGGCTGGGACGGCAGCACCTGCCCCGATGCCTTCCGCCGCGCATTCGCCACCGAACCGGCAACCGGCCGAACGATAGTGGACTTGATGAAGGTGGATCGCGTTGTGCTGCAACGCGTCCAGTATCCGGACGCGCGCAATCACCCTGCGCCGCCGGGCTGGAAGTGGGTCGACTATCCGGGCCACGACCGCTACATCTGGGTGCTCGAACGCGCGAACGGCCCGGTCTCCACGCGGAACGGTTTCATCGCCGACACCCGCGACGCCACCGCCGCACCGATCTCCAAGGATGGTATGACCAGCCGTATCCGCGTCAGCTCGCGGACCGGCGGCAGCGTGGTCTTCGCCCGCCTGGCGTGGCCCGGCTACCGGGCCACACTCAACGGGCACGACATCGGATTCCGCACCATCGCACGCACTTTCATCGCGGTGGACATACCACCCGGCACCGACGACGCCGAGCTGGTCCTGGCCTGGTGGCCGCCCGGCTGGAAGATCGGCATCGCCACCGCCATCGCTGGACTGGTCGGCCTCGGACTGCTGCAGTGGCGCTACCGCCGCACGCGACGCGGCGAACCGGGTACGCCACCCGCCGACCGGCCCGAAGACCGGTCACCGGCCGAACCGGACGCCCTGGTCCACGCGCTCGTGTAA
- a CDS encoding MarR family winged helix-turn-helix transcriptional regulator: MVTEVVVVGKDAVAGESVDEITDALMTASRLLVALSARSIAYVDESITIPQFRTLVILSTRGPSKIATLAGLLNVQPSTATRMVDRLVAADLLDRKPNPESRRELIIELTTRGREVVDAVTARRRAEIADVVQRMPAADRSGLVRALTAFSAAGGEPLAATVIEGYHF, from the coding sequence ATGGTGACGGAGGTAGTCGTGGTGGGCAAGGATGCGGTGGCCGGAGAATCGGTCGATGAGATCACCGATGCTCTGATGACCGCGTCGCGGTTGTTGGTCGCGCTGTCCGCCCGCTCGATCGCCTACGTCGACGAGTCGATCACCATCCCGCAATTCCGCACGCTGGTGATCCTGTCGACCCGCGGTCCGTCGAAGATCGCGACGCTGGCCGGGCTGTTGAATGTGCAGCCCTCCACGGCAACTCGCATGGTCGATCGGCTGGTGGCGGCGGATCTGCTGGATCGCAAACCGAATCCGGAGTCGCGCCGCGAACTGATCATCGAATTGACAACGCGGGGACGCGAAGTCGTCGACGCGGTCACCGCGCGCCGCCGCGCGGAAATCGCCGACGTGGTGCAGCGGATGCCCGCCGCCGACCGGTCCGGCCTGGTGCGTGCGCTCACCGCCTTCAGCGCCGCCGGTGGTGAACCGCTCGCGGCGACGGTCATCGAGGGCTACCACTTCTGA
- a CDS encoding nitrilase-related carbon-nitrogen hydrolase, whose translation MTEPAYVVETALTPPPSFARLGAPHRPPLRVGLVQHRWLADPDELAARLADGIRIAAEYGARAVFLPELTLSRYPADTRAGANPGAGAEDLLSGPTFTFAARAAKEYGVLVHASLYERADAADGLGFNTAILVSPEGELLGRTRKLHIPVTDGYYEDTYFRSGPATDAYPVYRPAALDGAALGLPTCWDEWFPEVSRMYSLGGAEILVYPTAIGSEPSFPSFDTEPLWRHVIVGNGITAGTFMIVPNRCGDEGGVCFYGSSFISDPYGRILVRAPRAAAAVLVADLDLAQRRDWLDLFPFLTTRRPDTYGRLTAAVDAAAPYGSETP comes from the coding sequence ATGACCGAACCGGCGTATGTGGTCGAAACCGCGCTCACGCCACCGCCTTCGTTCGCCCGCCTCGGCGCGCCGCACCGGCCGCCGCTGCGGGTGGGGCTGGTGCAGCATCGCTGGCTGGCCGATCCGGACGAGTTGGCCGCCCGGCTCGCCGACGGCATCCGGATCGCCGCCGAATACGGCGCGCGGGCGGTATTCCTGCCGGAGTTGACGCTCTCGCGCTACCCGGCCGACACCAGGGCGGGCGCGAATCCCGGTGCCGGCGCGGAAGATTTGCTGTCCGGGCCGACCTTCACCTTCGCGGCCCGGGCCGCGAAGGAATACGGCGTGCTGGTTCACGCCTCGCTGTACGAGCGCGCCGATGCCGCGGACGGGCTCGGCTTCAATACCGCGATCCTGGTTTCGCCCGAGGGCGAATTACTCGGGCGCACCCGCAAATTGCACATCCCGGTCACCGACGGCTATTACGAGGACACCTATTTCCGTTCTGGCCCCGCCACCGATGCCTATCCGGTGTACCGGCCCGCCGCGCTGGACGGCGCCGCGCTCGGCCTGCCGACCTGCTGGGACGAGTGGTTTCCCGAAGTGTCGCGGATGTATTCGCTCGGCGGCGCGGAAATCCTGGTGTACCCCACCGCGATCGGCTCGGAGCCGTCCTTTCCGAGCTTCGACACCGAACCGCTGTGGCGGCACGTCATCGTCGGAAATGGCATCACCGCAGGCACTTTCATGATCGTGCCGAACCGTTGCGGGGACGAGGGCGGTGTGTGCTTCTACGGATCGTCGTTCATCTCCGACCCGTACGGACGGATTCTGGTGCGTGCGCCGCGCGCCGCCGCCGCGGTACTGGTCGCCGATCTGGATCTGGCGCAGCGGCGCGACTGGCTCGATCTGTTCCCCTTCCTCACCACCCGCAGGCCCGACACCTACGGAAGACTCACCGCCGCTGTGGATGCCGCCGCACCGTACGGATCGGAGACGCCGTGA